GTCGAGTTCCAGGTCCTGGTCGTAGACCAGAAAGCGAGCTTGCGCCGAACCTATCGGCGCGCCGCCGCGCGATGCTTTCACGACCAGCGTGTAATCGCCCGGCAGTTGAGCTTCGGGATAGGTGCCCGCCATTTCGCCGGGAGTGTGCCTTAGGCGTGGACTGCCCTTGCTGCCATCCGGTCGGAGGATTTCGACTTCATAAGTGGCGTCAGCGATCGGTTCGCCGTGCTCGTCGCGCGCTCCGGCTGTGAACTCGACGCGCCCGCCGGGGCTATAACGCCGTTCGTCAAGATTGACCCACACCGAATTGTCGGTCGACTGGTCCTTACGTGCGAGCCACAGCACGATCTGCCGCCAGAAGCGCTTGTGGGCCGGTTCGAATCCCCCCATCCACCAACGCCATGTCGAATCGCCTGCGAAGGCCAGTACGCGGCCGCGGCCGTATTCGCTGGCGATCAACAAGGGATGCCGATCACCGGTTTCGGCCAGCACCGTGGCGTTGCGCTTCACGTGATCCAAGCGATTGGCCCCGTCGAGCGCCGGCAACTCTTCCCAGGCGCGTTTGTTCTCCGATGGCGGCGCCAACTGCATGATGCTATGCGACTGGCCGATGCGCGTCGGCAGCATCTTTGGTTTCGCATCTTCGGGCAAATGCGCCTCGCCACGTATGGCTTCGCCGAAATTCTGCCGCTCTAGCCGGTCCATCTCGACTGGCAGCACGTTCGCCAGTGGCGTCGCGGCGTACCCGCCCGGGCCGAAACTGTGAAATCCGCCGACCATGATCAGGCCGGCGCCGCGCTCGACGGTCGCCGCCAACGCGCGCAGCTCCTTGTCCTTGAAGGCGCTCGAATCCAGGTCGCCCAACATGTACACGTCGTACCGGCCCGGCTCGAACAGTTCATCCCAATCCGCCGGCCGGGTCTCGGGCTTGCGCGCATCGATCGTGCGCATGTCGACGTTCATATCCGGCGAAGCATCCAGCGAACGCCGCAGGAATTTGACGTCGGGTTGCAAGGCCCCGTTCAAGTACAAAACCTTCAGACCGCCATCGAGCACCGATACAAAAGTGCTCACTTCGTTATTGCTGGTCACCAGCTCGCCGGTTTGCGGCGCGACTTTCAGCGTGACCTTCTTTTCGCCGGCCGTGTCGGGCACGTATTTCATGTGGATCGGCAAGCGGTCGCCGTTCTTTTCCGCGCGGAGACGCGCGCTGTCGACGACTTCCATCT
Above is a window of Pirellulales bacterium DNA encoding:
- a CDS encoding glutamine amidotransferase is translated as MLRLVLSPVGGYLLVALAAAVLLGLLALGPAQSRVSRRRRRGLVAIRLVIVLLIVLAMLRPTLVWTTISRKPATLLILADQSRSMQVADAAGDKTRWDSMRASLEAAQPELTTLAGEIEVKVYTFDAEAHPIEVAESPTQWPKKAEGPQTAIGWVLDDALRRETGKRLAGIVLLSDGAQRVLPAKDVPPQTPGRRLADLGFKLYAVPFGQARALDQARDVALSDMRAPQVVFVKNEMAVDAVAQLEGFVGQEVVVQLSVETTPGKMEVVDSARLRAEKNGDRLPIHMKYVPDTAGEKKVTLKVAPQTGELVTSNNEVSTFVSVLDGGLKVLYLNGALQPDVKFLRRSLDASPDMNVDMRTIDARKPETRPADWDELFEPGRYDVYMLGDLDSSAFKDKELRALAATVERGAGLIMVGGFHSFGPGGYAATPLANVLPVEMDRLERQNFGEAIRGEAHLPEDAKPKMLPTRIGQSHSIMQLAPPSENKRAWEELPALDGANRLDHVKRNATVLAETGDRHPLLIASEYGRGRVLAFAGDSTWRWWMGGFEPAHKRFWRQIVLWLARKDQSTDNSVWVNLDERRYSPGGRVEFTAGARDEHGEPIADATYEVEILRPDGSKGSPRLRHTPGEMAGTYPEAQLPGDYTLVVKASRGGAPIGSAQARFLVYDQDLELDNPAADRGMMESLAAMTGGKTIAADQLGSLFESIRKQLEQLEVETMVKRTLWDTWPFFLLLIALLGVEWWLRKKWGLV